Proteins found in one Cyanobacteria bacterium GSL.Bin1 genomic segment:
- a CDS encoding extracellular solute-binding protein, whose amino-acid sequence MGSPFLFTGCQLNNAPSTNGNQQGVEVKFLAGSDLKMFCDRAAERLNQQNPKLETGERFYLTCDTKGSGDVVSEVVTLTQQLNAGSLSASDPQFPTLISVDGEIYHAQLRYRVEQIFPGQNYIPNIPDAPLLANSPMVFMTTAELAPDLRQQEDLFQTLVKFDNHQQLGSNSPSLPINFVHTAPTRSNSGLQTLVAEFASVSGKAPEQMTVADVQTYQDQVREIESKITRYGASTASLAEDMVANGVFWASIASVYESLVIAANSNPNNTTRYEAVYPKATFTSNLRAILPQAPWVNEQEQAAAEQVIEFLRSEEIQVIATDLGLRPGVPGVALGNKFSQEYGVDPNATYNSLRPPSPEVVEAMLTSWQNYAKKPSQVVVVVDSSGSMAGSKLPAVQSTLRTYIENLGPKEKITLIDFDFRIQEPVLVDGTAEGRQRGMQFIANLRADGGTRLYDAALQARNWLETNYREEAINAVLILTDGEDSNSQVSLQNLTQQLEQNNFSSDRRIAFFTVGYGKEGEFNPNVLQQMAELNGGYYRKGNPQTIAQLMSDLQLEF is encoded by the coding sequence ATGGGGAGTCCCTTTCTCTTCACCGGCTGTCAGCTGAATAATGCGCCGAGCACTAATGGTAATCAGCAAGGGGTTGAAGTGAAATTTCTTGCGGGCAGTGATTTAAAAATGTTCTGCGATCGCGCAGCAGAACGGTTGAATCAACAAAACCCCAAACTCGAAACCGGTGAACGCTTTTATTTGACTTGTGACACTAAAGGTAGCGGTGATGTTGTTTCTGAAGTTGTGACGCTTACTCAACAACTCAATGCAGGGAGTCTCTCCGCATCGGATCCTCAGTTTCCCACCTTAATTTCCGTTGATGGAGAAATCTATCATGCTCAGTTACGATATCGGGTTGAACAAATTTTTCCCGGACAAAACTATATTCCAAATATTCCAGATGCACCGTTGCTTGCCAATAGCCCGATGGTTTTTATGACAACAGCGGAGTTAGCCCCCGACTTACGCCAACAAGAAGACTTATTCCAAACCCTTGTCAAATTCGATAATCATCAGCAACTGGGGTCAAATAGCCCCTCTTTACCCATTAACTTTGTTCATACTGCCCCGACTCGTTCTAATTCCGGTTTACAAACTCTGGTTGCCGAATTTGCCAGCGTTTCCGGGAAAGCCCCGGAACAAATGACCGTTGCTGATGTCCAAACTTATCAAGATCAAGTGCGAGAAATTGAAAGCAAAATCACCCGTTATGGCGCCTCCACCGCCAGTTTAGCGGAAGATATGGTTGCCAATGGTGTGTTTTGGGCCTCTATTGCTTCGGTTTATGAATCTCTGGTCATTGCAGCCAATAGTAACCCGAACAATACCACCCGCTATGAAGCGGTATATCCAAAAGCGACGTTTACCTCCAACTTACGCGCCATTCTACCGCAAGCGCCCTGGGTCAATGAGCAAGAACAAGCAGCCGCTGAGCAAGTGATTGAGTTTCTCCGTTCTGAGGAGATTCAGGTGATCGCGACTGATCTTGGATTACGTCCAGGGGTACCGGGAGTCGCGTTAGGAAATAAATTTTCTCAGGAATACGGCGTTGATCCTAATGCCACCTACAATTCTTTACGCCCGCCTTCTCCAGAAGTGGTCGAGGCGATGCTGACTTCGTGGCAAAACTACGCGAAAAAGCCGTCGCAAGTGGTGGTCGTCGTTGATTCTTCCGGGTCAATGGCTGGGTCAAAATTACCGGCGGTACAAAGCACGTTACGCACCTATATCGAAAACCTAGGTCCCAAAGAAAAAATTACTTTAATCGATTTTGACTTTAGAATTCAGGAACCGGTGCTAGTAGATGGAACGGCTGAAGGACGACAACGGGGAATGCAGTTTATTGCTAACCTGCGTGCCGATGGCGGAACACGATTGTACGATGCGGCGTTACAAGCTCGCAATTGGTTAGAGACAAACTATCGGGAAGAGGCTATTAATGCTGTCTTAATTTTGACTGATGGTGAAGATTCCAACTCACAAGTTTCTCTCCAAAACCTTACTCAACAATTAGAACAAAATAATTTCTCCTCGGATCGTCGGATTGCCTTCTTTACTGTGGGTTATGGCAAGGAAGGGGAATTTAATCCCAATGTGCTTCAACAAATGGCAGAACTGAACGGGGGCTATTATCGCAAGGGTAATCCACAAACCATTGCTCAACTGATGTCTGATTTACAATTAGAGTTTTAG